DNA from Colletotrichum higginsianum IMI 349063 chromosome 7 map unlocalized unitig_7, whole genome shotgun sequence:
GGCAATACAAGACCAATACCAACGGGCGTCATGTGCTGATAAGAGTATGAACTGTATGGCAGCGGTTTTATTACAATTGCTATATCATCAATGATGAGGACTCACAAGTTCCGACGCACCGTACGGAGATGAGATGAGCTCAGTATTCAGGATCAATCGTCATCTCTCGTCCATATATGCTTTCGTTGGTGACCTCTTGTTGGAAACGGGGACTCGACGTTCATGCGTTGTGTCAGCTTGGCACGCGTAAGGAAGGCGAGTTTGTCTCGGGACACAAGCATCGATACCGTCGGTGAGACGGGAAAGAAAGTcaagagggaagaaaagtaggagggaggggaaggccTGGATATGTGGTCCAGTTGCTGCGAGAGCATTGGTACAGACTTGTATTCATATGGCGATCATCCCGCAGTTTCCGACATAAGAAAAGCTCCCGTCCctctcgaggaggagccaCGAGTCGCGGTTTTTGTTCTTAGTTGAGTTTGACGAGGGCTCACGCTCATTCCCAGTCTCTACAAACTCGCAGCGGAGTTCACCGAAGTTACTTACTTGTTGCTCTGTGTGCTTACAACCTTCATCCAATGCTTTTGAAATACTCATACGCAACCCCAGTCCTTCGAGTCGTAATGATATAACTGAAAGGAAGACTGACTGGTATAATTGAACAAGTCTCGGTGTTGGATAATAGCACGTATCTACTGTACGGTATCCAACCAAGGTGGTGACTTTCGGCGGTTCTGTACTCGCAACTCCAATTGGCCCAAGCTTTTCAAGCTTCTTCGCGCAGCTGCCCAATTTTTCCCCCCCCAATTTGGAGGGGCCATGTTCAAGACTCACATCGCCTTCTTGACTCCTACTCCTCCTACCAGTACGCCGATGCGACCGAGATAACCCCAATTGCGAACCGAATCCTGGAAGCCCACCCATCCTCCATCGACACTCCTGAAATTTAAGAAGAAAGAGCAGCCCATAGTCAGAGACAGCGAAAAtgcccctcgacgacgacgacaaccccaccgcggcgccggccgttCAGCTCCAAAACGactcgggcgccggcgatgaggccgaggacgaagggCTCTTCGACATGCGCCTATTCGCCTCCATGTTCAACAAGAAGGGCGTCTCGAGCCAGGCGGTGCGCAAGGGCCAGAAGGACTTCGAGTCGCACGGCACCCGCGCGCAGGAAAACGCGCTCGAGACGAGCAGGCAGGTCATCGAGGAGGTGCTCTCATACTCGCGCGTGCACCGCGACACCTGGAGCAAAGGGTGGTACTTCCCCGACTACTGGCCCGAGACGCTGCAGGCCGTCGAAGACGGGGACACGTCTGGGCTCGCGAGACCCGAGTATCTGCAGGAGTTTCTGGCCGAGACGGGGCCCATCTACGCAAAGGAgcgggtcgccgtcgtcgaggaaaTGAAGGGACCACAGGCGAAATCGATGGGACGGGTTATTAGAGGGCTCaaggcgccgaggccggcggtCGGAAAGCTGTGGCTGTTGCCCGAGGAGGCGCTGTTTCTCGTCGAGAGAGGCAGCCTGGATCTCTGGTGGCCCTTTCGCGAGCTTGGGGAgatcttgccgccgccggagagCAAGGTTGCGGAGGGAACCGTACACGATGCGGAGCAAACAAAAGCAGACtccggcgaggaggcggacgagggctCAGACGACGAATTCGACGCCGGCGTGCCCCTGAGTTTACAGGCCGCATATGCCCTCTTTATCGGCATGGACGGCGAGCGGGGCAAGATTACCCTCCCCAAATACCAAGTCTACTCGCATCTCCGCCGGTTAGGATACTACGTCCAGCGCGCGCCGCCTGATGCCACCAATCTTGTACCTCAGCCCCAACCTGCAGGGAAGTCATTATGGCAGTGGCTCGTTTCACTCCTCGACAGACCcgcgcccacgccgccgccctaCGGGCCCCTCGTTAGGCCCGGCGTCTACCGCCAATACAGCCTCATTTACAAACAACTCGAGCTCCTCGTACGGTACCAGCCAACGGCCGCTCCCCAGGAACAGGTCGCGCCGGAGGGCGCGTACAAGGTTCACTGGCACGTGTGGAAGCCATCCAAGCATCCGAACCTGCGCGTGACGGACCTCCCGCCGCCGGATATTCGCATCGCTGTCGCCGACGCGCGGGATGACCCCGTGCCGTCGTTCGAGGAGGTGTCGGCGCTGCTGGACTCGACGCCGTACGATCCGCCCGACCTGAACACGATGGGTGGGCCGGGGCGACTGTACCAGAGGCTCAGGCACGGGTACCGCAACGTGCTGATCGCGGTTGTGGACCGCGGCCTGGTGAACTTCATGAGGTTCGGCCAGGCGGCGTTCGGGGAGGAGAGGCTGTATGAGAGGTTTGACAACCGAGGCGGGTTCCGTGGCGGGAAGAGGGGCGGGAGGGGTGGACGGGGGCGAGGTGGAAGGGGCAGGGGACGCGGCCGGTGATTGGACGCCCGTCTTGTGAACGTCGGTGCAGGAGAGCGGCCGGCTCTCCATGGGATACCCAAACCA
Protein-coding regions in this window:
- a CDS encoding tRNA splicing endonuclease subunit; protein product: MPLDDDDNPTAAPAVQLQNDSGAGDEAEDEGLFDMRLFASMFNKKGVSSQAVRKGQKDFESHGTRAQENALETSRQVIEEVLSYSRVHRDTWSKGWYFPDYWPETLQAVEDGDTSGLARPEYLQEFLAETGPIYAKERVAVVEEMKGPQAKSMGRVIRGLKAPRPAVGKLWLLPEEALFLVERGSLDLWWPFRELGEILPPPESKVAEGTVHDAEQTKADSGEEADEGSDDEFDAGVPLSLQAAYALFIGMDGERGKITLPKYQVYSHLRRLGYYVQRAPPDATNLVPQPQPAGKSLWQWLVSLLDRPAPTPPPYGPLVRPGVYRQYSLIYKQLELLVRYQPTAAPQEQVAPEGAYKVHWHVWKPSKHPNLRVTDLPPPDIRIAVADARDDPVPSFEEVSALLDSTPYDPPDLNTMGGPGRLYQRLRHGYRNVLIAVVDRGLVNFMRFGQAAFGEERLYERFDNRGGFRGGKRGGRGGRGRGGRGRGRGR